The proteins below are encoded in one region of Cystobacter fuscus DSM 2262:
- a CDS encoding PAS domain-containing protein — protein sequence MSSSQADELRLLRAEVERLRGLLHRGGIDPNASQEASYRRIVESAIDFAVIALDLEGRVTHWNEGARRILGWPLERIRGEPAAVFFTEEDRSRGIPELEMGKALAGGRAIDERWHQREDGSRFWASGEMMPLKDERGTPIGFVKILRDRTPQKRLEEERERFILLAEQSTDFVCLADTEGLGLFINQAGRRMVGLPEGDIRAMALADFFPPEERGFFQDVILPTQRAVGHWRGRVHLQHQGTRALVRVDCNSFVLRDAAGRLTGYALLSRDITALEQAESALRRSDERLQLALKASGSVGIWDWDILADKLYQDTRCARLFSVAPEVAAAGAPLMTYLGGIHPEDRERVGREIQRGLDKELEFESEYRVTPGGEVRWIQVRGRIYRDEQGRPARFPGIVIDLTERKRAELRQRSLLELSDRLRNLSGTREIAALGSQLIGRTLGLSRVGFALVDVDTETLTVEQDWSNGQVAGIAGGYPFAVFGSALELLRRGQSLVETDAETAEWIPLAELPNYRALDMRGFAGLPLLRNDRLVGFVYAHSSLPRAWQEADVGFIREVSVRTWEAIERAQAEQWLRESEQDLRQITDQAPEMIGYVDRDLVYRFVNRTYEEWFARPLDRIIGKSALELLGEEAFALREPYFRRALAGEATSFEAPLFIPGRSPRELELRFFPRRDLRGNVQGVYLFILDNTDRKRAERALLEANKRLELRVEERTRERDRIWNHSDDLMGVLGTDGFLKSINPAWSRLLGVDEQTLLMSHFLDLVHPDDHAAVGEIVASLSRGERVHRMENRLRRVDGSYRFLSWTAVPGDDKTFYAIGRDVSAERETAALQQRLFDVLDQSPDFIGIAEPQGRILYVNASGRRMVGLSGPGGVGVRTVLEFFSPGDRPLIEGTVLPTALREGKWVGRCRFRHLTTGVDIPVEYNVFATRDGEGRLLGLGMVTRDITRQLQHEQTLRETEDKLRQSQKMEAVGQLTGGIAHDFNNLLGGIIGSMEMLRRRIEAGRYSETDKYINATMNSARRAAALTARLLAFGRRQSLDVKPTDINALVTSMAELLRRTLGESISLKTMLDPALWQAKTDANQFENALLNLAINARDAMPQGGKLTVETRNTRLDEAYARGVEGLKPGDFVVMCVSDTGHGMPPEVIARAFEPFFTTKPIGQGTGLGLSMIYGFARQVDGHVRIYSEVGRGTTIKLYMPRHVGEGAQAGEVRPELTPLPRAQEGETVLVVEDDPAVRMLVLEILEDLGYAALEAKDARSALPILEGKGRIDLLVTDVGLPGGMNGRQMAEVARQCRPELQVLFITGYAEGASVRGGFLAPGMEMITKPFALDVLAARIREMIERKQAPHAPDN from the coding sequence ATGAGTTCTTCCCAGGCCGATGAGCTGCGGCTCCTGCGTGCGGAAGTCGAGCGCCTGCGCGGGTTGCTGCATCGGGGGGGAATCGACCCCAACGCTTCCCAGGAGGCGAGCTACCGGCGGATCGTGGAGAGCGCGATCGACTTCGCGGTGATCGCCCTGGACCTCGAGGGGCGGGTCACGCACTGGAACGAGGGCGCCCGGCGCATCCTCGGGTGGCCGCTGGAGCGCATCCGCGGCGAGCCGGCCGCCGTGTTCTTCACCGAGGAGGATCGGTCGCGGGGCATCCCGGAGTTGGAGATGGGCAAGGCGCTGGCGGGAGGCCGCGCCATCGACGAGCGCTGGCACCAGCGGGAGGACGGCTCCCGGTTCTGGGCGAGCGGCGAGATGATGCCGCTCAAGGACGAGCGGGGCACGCCCATCGGCTTCGTGAAGATCCTGCGTGACCGCACCCCGCAGAAGCGGCTCGAGGAGGAGCGCGAGCGCTTCATCCTCCTGGCCGAGCAATCCACCGACTTCGTGTGCCTCGCCGACACGGAGGGCCTGGGGCTGTTCATCAACCAGGCCGGGCGACGAATGGTGGGCCTGCCGGAGGGGGACATCCGCGCCATGGCCCTGGCGGACTTCTTCCCGCCCGAGGAGCGCGGCTTCTTCCAGGACGTCATCCTACCCACGCAGCGCGCCGTGGGGCACTGGCGGGGCCGGGTCCACCTCCAGCACCAGGGCACCCGCGCGCTCGTCCGGGTGGACTGCAACTCCTTCGTCCTGCGCGACGCGGCGGGCCGCCTCACCGGCTACGCGCTCCTCAGCCGGGACATCACCGCGCTCGAGCAGGCCGAGTCCGCGCTGCGCCGGAGCGATGAGCGCCTGCAACTCGCCCTGAAGGCCTCCGGTTCGGTGGGCATCTGGGACTGGGACATCCTGGCCGACAAGCTCTACCAGGATACCCGCTGCGCCCGGCTCTTCTCCGTCGCGCCGGAGGTGGCGGCCGCCGGGGCTCCGCTCATGACCTACCTCGGCGGCATCCACCCCGAGGACCGGGAGCGGGTGGGGCGGGAGATCCAGCGCGGCCTCGACAAGGAGCTCGAGTTCGAGAGTGAGTACCGGGTGACGCCCGGGGGCGAGGTGCGGTGGATCCAGGTCCGGGGACGCATCTACCGGGACGAGCAGGGCAGGCCCGCGCGGTTTCCGGGCATCGTCATCGATCTCACGGAGCGCAAGCGGGCGGAGTTGCGCCAGCGCTCGTTGCTGGAGCTGAGCGATCGGCTGCGCAACCTGAGCGGGACGCGCGAGATCGCCGCCCTGGGCTCACAGTTGATTGGCCGCACGTTGGGCCTGTCCCGGGTGGGCTTCGCCCTGGTCGATGTGGACACCGAGACCCTCACCGTCGAGCAGGACTGGTCGAACGGACAGGTCGCGGGCATCGCGGGCGGCTATCCCTTCGCCGTCTTCGGCTCCGCGCTGGAGCTGTTGAGGCGCGGCCAGTCCCTCGTGGAGACGGATGCCGAGACGGCGGAGTGGATTCCACTCGCGGAGCTGCCCAACTACCGCGCCCTGGACATGCGCGGCTTCGCCGGCCTGCCGCTCCTGCGCAACGACCGGCTCGTCGGCTTCGTCTACGCGCACAGCTCCCTGCCTCGCGCCTGGCAGGAGGCGGACGTGGGCTTCATCCGCGAGGTCTCCGTGCGCACGTGGGAGGCCATCGAGCGGGCCCAGGCCGAGCAGTGGCTGCGCGAGAGCGAGCAGGACTTGCGGCAGATCACGGATCAGGCGCCGGAGATGATCGGCTACGTCGATCGCGACCTCGTCTACCGGTTCGTCAACCGCACCTACGAGGAGTGGTTCGCCCGGCCGCTGGATCGCATCATCGGCAAGTCCGCGCTCGAGCTGCTGGGGGAGGAGGCCTTCGCGCTGCGCGAGCCCTACTTCCGGCGCGCGCTCGCGGGAGAGGCCACCTCCTTCGAGGCGCCGTTGTTCATTCCGGGGCGCAGCCCGCGCGAGCTGGAGCTGCGCTTCTTTCCCCGGCGGGATCTGCGCGGCAACGTCCAGGGCGTCTACCTCTTCATCCTGGACAACACGGACCGCAAGCGCGCCGAGCGCGCCCTGCTCGAGGCCAACAAGCGCCTGGAGCTGCGGGTGGAGGAGCGCACGCGCGAGCGGGATCGCATCTGGAACCACTCGGATGACCTGATGGGGGTGCTGGGCACCGATGGGTTCCTCAAGTCCATCAATCCCGCCTGGAGCCGCCTGCTGGGGGTGGACGAGCAGACGCTGCTGATGAGCCACTTCCTGGACCTGGTCCACCCGGACGACCATGCCGCCGTGGGGGAGATCGTGGCGAGCCTGAGCCGGGGCGAGCGCGTGCACCGCATGGAGAACCGCCTGCGACGGGTGGATGGCTCCTACCGCTTCCTGTCCTGGACCGCGGTGCCCGGCGACGACAAGACCTTCTATGCCATCGGCCGGGATGTCTCCGCCGAGCGCGAGACCGCCGCGCTCCAGCAGCGGCTGTTCGACGTGCTCGATCAGTCTCCCGACTTCATCGGCATCGCCGAGCCCCAGGGCCGCATCCTCTATGTCAACGCCTCCGGGCGGAGGATGGTCGGACTTTCCGGCCCGGGCGGGGTGGGCGTGCGCACCGTGCTCGAGTTCTTCTCGCCCGGGGATCGGCCGCTCATCGAGGGCACCGTGCTGCCCACGGCCCTGCGCGAAGGCAAGTGGGTGGGCCGCTGCCGCTTCCGCCACCTCACGACGGGGGTGGACATCCCGGTCGAGTACAACGTGTTCGCCACGCGCGACGGCGAGGGCCGGCTGCTCGGCCTCGGCATGGTGACGCGGGACATCACCCGGCAGCTCCAGCACGAGCAGACCCTGCGCGAGACGGAAGACAAGCTGCGCCAATCCCAGAAGATGGAGGCGGTGGGTCAGCTCACCGGCGGCATCGCGCACGACTTCAACAACCTGTTGGGCGGCATCATCGGCTCCATGGAGATGCTGCGGCGGCGCATCGAGGCGGGCCGCTACTCGGAGACGGACAAGTACATCAACGCCACCATGAACTCGGCGCGCCGGGCCGCCGCGCTCACCGCGCGCCTGCTCGCCTTCGGCCGCCGCCAGTCGCTCGACGTGAAGCCCACGGACATCAACGCGCTCGTCACGTCCATGGCGGAGCTCTTGCGCCGCACCCTGGGCGAGAGCATCTCGCTCAAGACGATGCTCGATCCGGCCCTGTGGCAGGCGAAGACGGACGCCAACCAGTTCGAGAACGCGCTGCTCAACCTGGCCATCAACGCCCGTGACGCCATGCCCCAGGGCGGCAAGCTCACGGTGGAGACGCGCAACACGCGGCTGGACGAGGCCTATGCACGCGGGGTGGAGGGGCTCAAGCCCGGCGACTTCGTGGTCATGTGCGTGAGCGACACGGGCCATGGCATGCCCCCGGAGGTCATCGCCCGCGCCTTCGAGCCCTTCTTCACCACCAAGCCCATCGGCCAGGGCACGGGGCTCGGCCTGTCGATGATCTACGGCTTCGCCCGGCAGGTGGACGGCCACGTGCGCATCTACTCCGAGGTGGGCCGGGGCACGACGATCAAGCTCTACATGCCGCGTCATGTCGGCGAGGGCGCCCAGGCGGGGGAGGTGAGGCCGGAGCTCACGCCCCTGCCACGCGCCCAGGAAGGTGAGACGGTCCTCGTGGTCGAGGATGATCCCGCCGTGCGCATGCTGGTGCTGGAGATCCTCGAGGACCTGGGCTACGCGGCCCTCGAGGCGAAGGACGCGCGCTCGGCGTTGCCGATCCTCGAGGGCAAGGGGCGGATCGATCTGCTGGTGACGGACGTGGGCCTGCCCGGGGGGATGAACGGGCGCCAGATGGCGGAGGTGGCGCGCCAGTGCCGGCCGGAGCTCCAGGTGCTGTTCATTACCGGCTACGCGGAGGGGGCGTCGGTGCGCGGCGGGTTCCTCGCCCCCGGCATGGAGATGATCACCAAGCCCTTCGCGCTGGACGTGCTGGCGGCGCGCATCCGGGAGATGATCGAACGGAAACAGGCGCCGCACGCACCGGACAATTGA
- a CDS encoding acyl-CoA dehydrogenase family protein: MTTASPPAVKTSSEHPLLAEARRLAPELSARSEEIEAARRLPAALARELADAGFFRMVLPEAYGGLELHPARIIEIVEELSRADGSVGWNVMIGACTAMVAAWVPESAARTIFSSPDVIIGGVAAPTGRAELVEGGYRLTGRWSWASGSQNCRWLTGGAVVTKDGAPRMVREGMPEIRTFCFPASDATLHDTWNAMGLSGTGSGDISVQDIFVPAERAFSLITERPRLDRPLYAFPALGLLGVGLPAVGLGIARRALDELAALAQTKKLMPTGRLLATRGVVQHSFAEAEATLRAARALLMETVNATFEAGARRELTVRHRAELRLSYAHAMRSAARVVDAMYEAGGGVSVHHSSPLQRCMRDIHVATQHAMVSSVVLESIGGVLLGVDPLAPLL; encoded by the coding sequence ATGACGACCGCATCCCCGCCCGCCGTGAAGACCTCCTCCGAGCATCCCCTGCTGGCCGAAGCCCGGCGCCTCGCGCCCGAGCTGTCCGCCCGTTCCGAGGAGATCGAAGCCGCCCGCCGGCTGCCCGCGGCGCTCGCGCGGGAGCTGGCCGATGCCGGGTTCTTCCGCATGGTGCTGCCCGAGGCCTATGGCGGCCTGGAGCTGCACCCCGCGCGGATCATCGAGATCGTGGAGGAGCTGTCCCGGGCGGATGGCTCGGTGGGCTGGAACGTGATGATCGGCGCGTGTACCGCGATGGTCGCCGCCTGGGTGCCCGAGTCCGCGGCGCGCACCATCTTCAGTTCGCCGGACGTCATCATCGGAGGCGTGGCCGCGCCGACGGGACGCGCCGAGCTCGTCGAGGGGGGCTACCGCCTCACGGGCCGCTGGTCCTGGGCGAGCGGGAGCCAGAACTGCCGCTGGCTGACGGGTGGCGCGGTGGTGACGAAGGACGGAGCGCCCCGCATGGTGCGCGAGGGCATGCCCGAGATCCGCACGTTCTGCTTTCCCGCCTCGGACGCGACCCTGCACGACACCTGGAACGCCATGGGCCTGAGCGGCACGGGCAGCGGAGACATCTCGGTCCAGGACATCTTCGTGCCCGCCGAGCGCGCCTTCTCCCTCATCACCGAGCGCCCGCGCCTGGACCGACCCCTCTATGCCTTTCCGGCGCTGGGGCTGTTGGGGGTGGGCCTGCCGGCGGTGGGGCTGGGCATCGCCCGCCGGGCGCTCGACGAGCTGGCGGCGCTGGCGCAGACCAAGAAGCTCATGCCCACGGGGCGCCTGCTGGCCACGCGCGGCGTGGTGCAGCACTCCTTCGCCGAGGCCGAGGCCACGCTGCGCGCCGCGCGGGCCCTGCTGATGGAGACGGTGAACGCCACCTTCGAGGCGGGTGCACGTCGGGAGCTGACGGTGCGCCACCGGGCGGAGCTGCGGCTGTCCTATGCCCATGCCATGCGCAGCGCGGCGCGCGTGGTGGATGCCATGTACGAGGCGGGCGGAGGCGTGTCCGTCCACCACTCCTCCCCGCTGCAGCGCTGCATGCGCGACATCCACGTGGCCACGCAGCACGCCATGGTGAGCTCGGTGGTCCTCGAGTCCATTGGCGGCGTGCTGCTGGGGGTGGATCCGCTCGCGCCCCTGCTGTGA
- a CDS encoding AAA family ATPase has product MHSADRKLTLEEVEQRLAKLKPPTALVQAEEVEPLRWEYRMAACVLSTFEPTTLRPLRAQEVREEALRHLMADCEAVTTPGGRTRWTLRQGVRQVAIARLGSRSELLRALAVNPPREPDLLQRMISDWLKGTARPLEQQGLEELGCTLQVVHWFRALVPELPGPEQVQRRLEWLQFMAPFQYLAGQRFCGRGAELQKLRDYVGVVDVSASETVRRSLLEAFGAFSRKPLLIHGPGGMGKSTLLARFILEHAEAEEPIPFVYLDFDDPTLLTDNPATLLVEIARQLRLQRPEMKEFARFRRLCEGVTSGRAYQWRRLAEEERTPTARSLSALLDRLESPGDEAPPLPHPDAVQPGTTLWPHWQVLTETLSVILATMLRSQSPRRLPRVLLVLDTYEEVQFKGIGHVETLSLFLLLLQQSCPELRTVICGRAPTETLRVDELPLTELDPQASRELLRLSGVEDAEAIDDLVKQLGGNPLTLKLAADVVKREGAGRGGIEGLKTRRLFFFSAREAVIQGQLYQRILGHIHDPRIRKLAHPGLVVRRVTPEIISRVLAGPCELRVDGSGDAEGLFEEFKREVSLVFVAADQSLHHRTDVRRVMLEALKAEKPVQVQQIHEAAVRYYEGNTDPLSRAEEIYHRLSMGAPPHEVEERWMPGVEPYLGNALEELPPTARPFLASRLGLELPSRMWKEAELADWERNAASRVRGMLERGEAHLALRVLGAREERTSGSPLYELEAQVLQRLGKVAEALEVVEKGLAAATPMAGASSLPLLLLRAELATTLRQHESANESLDHAEQIARRSGREELVLRALVARVWSGAVSPEQWRERAGALQAFLTSTSHELLVRHDRLARLAFGLVAGSQLELLVRGLEVVGFGEVQSSAPDVRDVLSLLRRTGWPLAPSAFEAGAVEDFLVEVLQARHCPSELGAWVARIFVLEGLPEDPERTARARRSARVIEETSERDEGVPGWIAQAYEPFQKTNGEGTIFQRALEGRSPGRVAMEAIEAALGGTGESDDAGMRTPMLLIRAELASRMGDIGLAETSLLQVARLAQRTRQFGGWLQALTRRAQLDATTPEQWYERRDSLAALLAANPDEVAYRHPRLARLGIGLVASAHPELLRWGLKNLGFGDDGFMLSRIGDDIARHLRHAGWPHVQAVWYRPAEAERFLAEILESQDCPADLPAMLTLAFVERGSLELGTAPFS; this is encoded by the coding sequence ATGCACTCCGCTGATCGCAAGCTCACCCTGGAGGAAGTGGAGCAGCGGCTCGCGAAGCTGAAGCCTCCCACCGCCCTGGTCCAGGCGGAGGAGGTGGAACCCCTGCGCTGGGAGTACCGCATGGCGGCCTGCGTCCTCTCGACGTTCGAGCCCACCACGCTCCGGCCACTCCGCGCCCAGGAGGTCCGGGAGGAGGCGCTGCGGCACCTCATGGCCGACTGCGAGGCGGTGACGACTCCCGGTGGCAGGACGCGGTGGACGCTGCGCCAGGGCGTTCGCCAGGTGGCCATCGCGCGTCTCGGCTCGCGCTCGGAGCTGTTGCGCGCACTCGCGGTGAATCCGCCCAGGGAGCCAGATCTCCTCCAGCGGATGATCTCGGACTGGCTGAAGGGCACGGCCCGGCCTCTCGAGCAGCAGGGACTGGAGGAACTGGGCTGCACGCTTCAAGTGGTGCACTGGTTCCGGGCGCTGGTGCCAGAGCTGCCCGGCCCCGAGCAGGTCCAGCGTCGCCTGGAGTGGCTCCAGTTCATGGCGCCATTCCAGTATCTCGCGGGGCAGCGATTTTGTGGCCGCGGTGCCGAGTTGCAGAAGCTCCGGGATTACGTGGGGGTCGTTGATGTCTCCGCGTCGGAAACAGTCCGGCGGTCCCTGCTGGAGGCGTTCGGCGCTTTTTCCCGCAAGCCGCTCCTCATCCATGGCCCGGGGGGAATGGGCAAATCCACCCTCCTGGCCCGCTTCATTCTCGAGCACGCTGAAGCCGAGGAGCCGATCCCATTCGTCTATCTCGATTTCGATGATCCGACGCTCTTGACCGATAATCCGGCCACGTTGCTCGTGGAAATCGCTCGGCAGCTGCGTCTCCAGCGTCCGGAGATGAAGGAGTTCGCGCGGTTTCGTCGTCTCTGTGAGGGCGTCACCTCGGGGCGGGCGTATCAATGGCGGCGCCTGGCGGAGGAGGAGCGCACGCCAACAGCCAGGTCGCTGTCCGCCCTGCTGGATCGTCTGGAGTCGCCGGGGGATGAAGCCCCCCCACTGCCCCACCCGGATGCGGTGCAACCCGGAACCACGCTCTGGCCACATTGGCAGGTCCTGACCGAGACCCTGAGCGTCATTCTGGCGACGATGCTTCGGAGCCAATCCCCCAGGAGATTGCCTCGCGTCCTGCTCGTGCTCGACACGTACGAGGAGGTGCAGTTCAAGGGCATCGGTCATGTCGAGACCTTGTCGCTCTTCCTGCTGTTGCTCCAGCAGAGCTGCCCCGAGCTGCGCACGGTGATCTGCGGCCGGGCTCCGACAGAAACCCTGCGAGTCGACGAACTGCCGTTGACGGAGCTCGATCCTCAAGCATCCCGGGAGCTGCTGCGCTTGAGTGGCGTGGAGGATGCGGAGGCAATCGACGATCTCGTGAAGCAGCTCGGTGGGAATCCGCTGACGCTCAAGTTGGCGGCGGATGTGGTGAAGCGGGAGGGCGCCGGCCGCGGTGGTATCGAGGGCCTCAAGACGCGCAGGCTCTTCTTCTTCAGCGCGCGAGAGGCAGTGATTCAAGGACAGCTCTACCAGCGCATCCTGGGGCACATCCATGATCCGAGGATACGGAAGCTCGCCCATCCTGGCCTGGTGGTACGGCGCGTCACCCCGGAGATCATCTCCAGGGTCCTCGCCGGCCCCTGCGAGCTACGCGTGGACGGGAGCGGAGATGCGGAGGGGCTCTTCGAGGAGTTCAAGCGGGAGGTGTCGCTCGTCTTCGTCGCGGCGGATCAATCACTGCACCACCGGACCGACGTCCGGCGGGTGATGCTGGAGGCGCTCAAGGCCGAGAAACCCGTTCAGGTCCAGCAAATCCACGAGGCGGCGGTTCGCTACTACGAAGGCAACACGGATCCGCTCAGCCGGGCGGAGGAAATCTACCACCGCCTCTCGATGGGAGCGCCGCCCCACGAGGTGGAGGAGCGCTGGATGCCAGGGGTCGAACCGTACCTGGGCAATGCGTTGGAGGAACTGCCGCCAACAGCCAGACCGTTCCTGGCCTCGCGTTTGGGGTTGGAGCTGCCGTCACGCATGTGGAAGGAGGCGGAGCTGGCGGATTGGGAGCGCAATGCGGCGTCGCGCGTGCGGGGGATGCTGGAACGCGGCGAGGCCCATCTGGCGCTCCGGGTGCTGGGAGCTCGCGAGGAGCGCACTTCCGGGAGTCCGCTCTACGAGCTGGAAGCCCAGGTGCTTCAACGGCTCGGGAAGGTGGCTGAGGCGCTCGAGGTGGTGGAGAAGGGATTGGCCGCCGCGACCCCGATGGCGGGAGCCTCTTCGCTACCGTTGCTCCTGCTCCGTGCCGAGCTGGCCACCACTCTGCGGCAGCACGAGTCCGCGAATGAAAGCCTGGATCATGCCGAGCAGATCGCGCGGAGGAGCGGGCGGGAGGAGCTCGTACTGCGGGCGCTCGTCGCGCGCGTGTGGAGCGGCGCGGTGAGCCCAGAACAGTGGCGCGAACGGGCAGGTGCCCTGCAAGCCTTCCTCACGAGTACATCACACGAACTCCTGGTCCGACACGATCGGCTCGCGAGGTTGGCCTTCGGTCTGGTGGCGGGCAGTCAACTCGAACTGCTGGTTCGAGGCCTCGAGGTCGTGGGATTCGGCGAGGTTCAGTCCTCGGCTCCCGATGTACGAGATGTGCTCAGCCTGCTGCGCCGTACAGGGTGGCCCTTGGCGCCGAGCGCGTTCGAGGCGGGTGCGGTCGAGGATTTCTTGGTGGAAGTCCTCCAGGCGAGGCACTGCCCTTCGGAGCTCGGAGCCTGGGTCGCACGGATCTTCGTGCTCGAGGGGCTTCCCGAGGATCCTGAACGCACTGCTCGCGCGAGGCGCTCGGCGAGGGTGATCGAGGAGACCTCGGAGCGGGATGAGGGGGTGCCCGGCTGGATTGCCCAAGCCTACGAACCCTTCCAAAAGACGAACGGTGAAGGGACGATCTTCCAGAGAGCACTCGAGGGCAGGTCTCCCGGACGCGTGGCGATGGAGGCGATCGAGGCGGCCCTGGGAGGAACGGGGGAGTCGGACGATGCCGGCATGAGAACCCCGATGCTTCTGATTCGCGCGGAACTGGCCAGCCGCATGGGCGACATCGGGCTCGCGGAGACGAGTCTTCTTCAGGTCGCTCGGCTCGCACAGCGCACGAGACAATTCGGCGGATGGCTGCAGGCGCTCACCCGCCGCGCCCAGCTCGATGCCACGACTCCGGAACAATGGTACGAGCGAAGGGACTCACTTGCCGCGCTGCTGGCCGCGAACCCTGACGAGGTCGCCTATCGGCATCCGCGGCTCGCGCGGCTGGGAATCGGGCTGGTGGCCTCGGCTCATCCCGAGTTGTTGAGGTGGGGGCTCAAGAACTTGGGGTTCGGAGATGACGGCTTCATGCTCTCGCGCATCGGCGATGACATCGCACGGCATCTCAGGCACGCGGGATGGCCCCACGTACAGGCCGTTTGGTACCGCCCGGCTGAAGCCGAACGATTCCTGGCCGAAATCTTGGAGTCCCAGGACTGCCCAGCCGATCTACCCGCGATGCTCACCTTGGCCTTCGTCGAGCGTGGGAGCCTCGAGCTGGGCACAGCCCCCTTTTCGTGA
- a CDS encoding carotenoid oxygenase family protein, with amino-acid sequence MTSAASALRSAESPSWLKAYRELSRTHGFEPMRVEGRLPEELNGTLVRVGPVAFGVGGQRYGHLFDGDGGVLAVRFAGGQAQGAARAIDTPSIRAERDAGQVLYSNYGTRAPSLWRRLFGGVKNAANTSPLVWNGRLFALVESTLPTELSLEDLSTLGETDLGGVVGPTFSAHPHAVVSRRASYNFGLRYGRVTQLDLYELPDAGRVRRLGSVPLPGPTLVHDFIATDHHLVFFVSPVRLNLFRVLLGQGSVSDNLEWRPKLGTEVLVVPIDAPAQVARFPAEPFHTWHFGNAFEDGRRLQVDYVRYPDFGTNQWLAELPHGWTRTDAQGRLHRATLDVQAGWLLSEQVSDRSCEFPSATPLRAGARHRYTYAAAHSGPDTWRGPHDVLVKVDMETGAETVVTLGAGHHPSEPSFVPRAGGSSEDDGWLLVQTYDATSDQTYVAVLDAKAPEAGAVGRAWLDHAFPFTFHGTWVKAR; translated from the coding sequence ATGACGAGCGCCGCCTCCGCCCTCCGTTCCGCCGAGTCCCCCTCCTGGCTCAAGGCCTACCGGGAGCTGTCTCGGACCCATGGCTTCGAGCCGATGCGCGTGGAGGGCCGACTGCCCGAGGAGTTGAATGGGACCCTGGTGCGCGTGGGGCCGGTGGCGTTCGGCGTGGGGGGGCAGCGCTACGGCCATTTGTTCGACGGGGATGGCGGCGTGCTGGCGGTGCGCTTCGCGGGCGGCCAGGCCCAGGGGGCGGCGCGCGCCATCGACACCCCGAGCATCCGCGCCGAGCGCGATGCGGGCCAGGTGCTCTACAGCAACTATGGCACCCGTGCGCCCTCGCTGTGGCGGCGGCTGTTCGGCGGGGTGAAGAACGCGGCCAACACCTCCCCCCTGGTGTGGAACGGACGGCTCTTCGCCCTGGTGGAGTCCACCCTGCCCACGGAGCTGTCCCTGGAGGACCTGAGCACCCTGGGGGAGACGGACCTCGGAGGCGTGGTGGGACCGACCTTCTCCGCCCACCCGCATGCCGTGGTGTCGCGGCGGGCGTCCTACAACTTCGGGCTGCGCTACGGGCGTGTCACCCAGTTGGATCTGTACGAACTGCCCGACGCCGGACGTGTGCGCCGCCTGGGCAGCGTGCCCCTGCCCGGCCCGACCCTGGTCCACGACTTCATCGCCACCGACCACCACCTGGTCTTCTTCGTGTCGCCGGTGCGCCTGAACCTCTTCCGGGTGCTGCTCGGCCAGGGCAGCGTGTCGGACAACCTCGAGTGGCGTCCGAAGCTGGGAACGGAAGTCCTCGTCGTCCCCATCGATGCGCCCGCCCAGGTGGCGCGCTTTCCGGCCGAGCCCTTCCATACGTGGCACTTCGGCAATGCGTTCGAGGATGGCAGACGCCTCCAGGTGGACTACGTGCGCTATCCGGACTTCGGCACCAACCAGTGGCTGGCCGAGCTGCCCCACGGCTGGACCCGCACGGACGCCCAGGGCCGGCTGCACCGGGCGACGTTGGACGTGCAGGCGGGCTGGTTGCTCTCCGAGCAGGTCTCGGACCGGAGCTGCGAGTTTCCCAGTGCCACGCCGCTGCGGGCCGGGGCGCGCCACCGCTACACGTACGCGGCGGCGCACTCGGGCCCCGACACCTGGCGAGGACCCCATGACGTGCTGGTGAAGGTGGACATGGAGACGGGCGCGGAGACGGTGGTGACGCTGGGCGCCGGGCACCATCCCTCCGAGCCCAGCTTCGTCCCGCGGGCCGGGGGCTCGAGCGAGGACGATGGCTGGCTGCTGGTGCAGACCTACGATGCCACGAGCGACCAGACGTACGTGGCGGTGCTGGACGCGAAGGCGCCCGAGGCGGGAGCGGTGGGCCGGGCCTGGTTGGATCACGCCTTCCCCTTCACCTTCCATGGCACCTGGGTGAAGGCGCGCTGA
- a CDS encoding TetR/AcrR family transcriptional regulator, which produces MAVRGARKKVADKEHYHHGDLRRALLDASLELISKEGFGALSLREVARRAGVTHAAPYRHFADKEALLAAVAEEGFRAMTARMRQDMAREPTPMERLMACGVAYVLFAVENAAHFRVMFGPHFTRPLTPSESQEEGNSFQLLVDAILEAQRAGEVRAGEPHALALTCWSLVHGLASLWVDRQLEHTGLSTGVEALAWEQTRMLMRGLALTPAG; this is translated from the coding sequence ATGGCGGTGCGGGGTGCTCGGAAGAAGGTGGCGGACAAGGAGCACTATCACCATGGTGACCTGCGCCGGGCGCTGTTGGACGCGTCCCTGGAGCTCATCTCCAAGGAGGGCTTCGGCGCCCTGTCCCTTCGGGAGGTGGCCCGGCGGGCCGGGGTGACGCACGCGGCGCCCTACCGGCACTTCGCGGACAAGGAGGCGCTGCTGGCGGCGGTGGCCGAGGAGGGCTTTCGCGCGATGACGGCGCGCATGCGCCAGGACATGGCCCGGGAGCCCACACCCATGGAGCGCCTGATGGCCTGTGGGGTGGCCTATGTCCTCTTCGCCGTGGAGAACGCCGCGCACTTCCGGGTGATGTTCGGCCCCCACTTCACCCGGCCCCTGACGCCGAGCGAGTCCCAGGAGGAGGGCAACTCGTTCCAGTTGCTGGTGGACGCCATCCTCGAGGCCCAGCGGGCCGGAGAGGTGCGCGCGGGCGAGCCCCATGCGCTCGCGCTCACGTGCTGGTCCCTGGTGCATGGCCTGGCCTCACTGTGGGTGGATCGCCAGTTGGAGCACACGGGGTTGAGCACGGGGGTCGAGGCGCTGGCCTGGGAGCAGACGCGGATGTTGATGAGGGGTCTGGCGCTCACCCCGGCCGGGTGA